In a single window of the Notamacropus eugenii isolate mMacEug1 chromosome 4, mMacEug1.pri_v2, whole genome shotgun sequence genome:
- the LOC140502013 gene encoding cytosolic non-specific dipeptidase, producing the protein MPSLTELFSHIDKHQDQYIKKLAEWVAIQSISAWPEKREEINRMMEVAAANIRQLGGTTELIDIGKQKLHDGSEIPLPPILLGTLGSDPLKKTVCVYGHLDVQPAALEDGWDSEPFTLVERDGKLYGRGATDDKGPVLGWLNALEAFQQINQDIPVNVKFCLEGMEESGSEGLDDLIFSKKDTFFKDVDYVCISDNYWLGKKKPCITYGLRGICYFFIEVECSDKDLHSGVYGGSVHEAMSDLITLMGCLVDRTGHILIPGINEAVAPVTDEELLQYEKIDFDLEEYAKDVGAETLLHDSKEKILMHRWRYPSLSLHGIEGAFSGTGAKTVIPRKVIGKFSIRLVPDMVPEVVEKQVISYLNTKFAELKSPNKFKAYMGHGGKPWVSDFNHPHYLAGRKALKRVFGVEPDLTREGGSIPVTLTFQEATGKNVMLLPVGSADDGAHSQNEKLNRHNYIEGTKMLGAYLYEVSQLD; encoded by the coding sequence ATGCCTTCCCTCACTGAATTGTTTAGTCATATTGATAAACACCAGGATCAGTACATAAAGAAGCTTGCAGAATGGGTGGCAATCCAGAGCATTTCTGCATggccagagaaaagagaagaaatcaatCGAATGATGGAAGTTGCCGCTGCAAACATAAGGCAACTCGGTGGCACCACTGAGCTGATAGACATTGGAAAACAAAAGCTCCATGACGGCTCAGAAATACCTCTTCCTCCTATTTTACTTGGCACACTGGGCTCAGATCCCCTAAAGAAAACCGTGTGTGTCTATGGACATCTGGATGTACAGCCAGCAGCTCTGGAGGATGGCTGGGACAGTGAGCCCTTCACATTGgtagaaagagatggaaaactcTATGGAAGAGGTGCAACTGATGACAAGGGACCAGTACTTGGCTGGCTAAATGCCCTGGAAGCTTTTCAGCAAATAAATCAGGATATCCCTGTCAATGTCAAATTTTGTCTAGAAGGCATGGAGGAATCTGGTTCTGAAGGCCTGGATGACTTGATTTTCTCCAAGAAAGATACTTTCTTCAAAGATGTGGATTATGTTTGTATCTCTGACAACTACTGGCTGGGGAAAAAGAAGCCCTGTATTACGTATGGCCTCAGAggaatttgctatttttttatagAGGTGGAATGCTCCGACAAAGACCTTCATTCTGGTGTGTATGGTGGTTCAGTGCATGAAGCCATGTCAGATCTCATTACTCTGATGGGCTGCTTGGTGGACAGAACGGGACACATTCTCATCCCTGGTATTAATGAAGCAGTGGCTCCTGTTACTGATGAGGAGCTCTTACAATATGAAAAGATTGACTTTGACTTGGAAGAATATGCAAAAGATGTAGGAGCAGAGACACTTCTACatgattcaaaggaaaaaatcttAATGCACAGATGGAGATATCCATCCCTGTCTCTCCATGGAATTGAAGGAGCCTTCTCTGGAACAGGAGCTAAAACTGTGATTCCTAGGAAAGTGATTGGCAAATTCTCAATAAGATTGGTGCCAGATATGGTACCTGAGGTTGTTGAAAAACAGGTTATAAGTTACTTGAATACAAAGTTTGCTGAACTGAAGAGCCCCAACAAATTCAAAGCTTACATGGGCCATGGTGGAAAACCCTGGGTGTCCGACTTCAATCATCCTCATTACCTGGCTGGGAGAAAAGCCCTAAAAAGAGTTTTTGGTGTTGAACCAGACTTGACCAGAGAAGGGGGCAGTATTCCTGTGACCTTGACCTTCCAAGAGGCCACAGGTAAAAATGTAATGCTGCTGCCTGTCGGATCAGCAGATGATGGTGCTCATTCACAAAATGAAAAACTCAACAGGCATAACTACATAGAAGGGACCAAAATGCTGGGTGCATACCTTTATGAAGTGTCTCAACTGGACTGA